One window from the genome of Bacillus weihaiensis encodes:
- a CDS encoding HD-GYP domain-containing protein has protein sequence MRMVSIHNCEEGMILAKPIYDEKARILLNIGTNLTANHIDRLKKRISFLYVKSEMTDDIVQIKEDIPFELRLKTVSSISSVFTDLSKEKQQTKKTITSRVNNFKNLKETFTKVVHELQHSHDHLNLISHLQLNNDSIFEHSLNTSLYSLSIGKTLGIPEKSLHILGLGALFHDIGKLQLPKSFMTKKELTAEEKEIMKIHTELGFEMLRKESDFHLLIAHCAYQHHEYIDGSGYPRGLKGNDIHQFAKIVAVAEKFDDLIRHKALLPHEAMEVLYGYCYIRYDREIIDAFKKAIAIFPIGVTVTLSTGEKGVVVGYNQKYPQRPRVRIFMDKEGNKLSIADFYDIDLLKELTTMIVKCDAVVERRVES, from the coding sequence ATGAGAATGGTATCGATCCATAATTGTGAGGAAGGAATGATTTTGGCTAAGCCGATCTATGATGAAAAAGCTAGAATTCTTCTAAACATCGGAACTAACTTAACTGCCAACCATATTGATCGATTAAAAAAACGAATTTCGTTTCTTTATGTAAAATCAGAAATGACTGATGATATCGTTCAAATTAAAGAAGATATACCTTTTGAACTGCGCCTAAAAACCGTTTCTTCAATATCAAGCGTTTTCACTGACTTATCCAAAGAGAAACAGCAGACAAAAAAGACAATTACATCTCGTGTTAATAACTTTAAAAATCTAAAGGAAACATTCACAAAGGTCGTTCATGAATTACAGCATTCACACGATCATCTCAATCTCATCTCGCACTTACAACTCAATAACGACTCTATTTTTGAGCATTCATTAAATACTAGCTTGTACTCCCTCTCCATTGGAAAAACGCTAGGTATACCAGAGAAATCTCTACATATTTTAGGGCTTGGAGCTCTTTTTCATGACATCGGGAAATTACAATTACCTAAATCATTCATGACAAAGAAAGAGTTGACAGCGGAAGAAAAAGAGATCATGAAAATACATACTGAATTAGGCTTTGAAATGTTAAGAAAGGAATCTGACTTCCACCTGCTAATTGCTCACTGTGCCTATCAGCATCATGAATATATTGACGGAAGTGGCTATCCAAGAGGATTGAAAGGGAATGATATTCATCAATTTGCCAAAATAGTCGCTGTTGCAGAAAAATTTGACGATCTTATTCGACATAAAGCTCTCCTCCCTCATGAGGCGATGGAGGTATTATATGGGTATTGCTATATAAGGTATGACAGAGAAATAATTGATGCCTTTAAAAAAGCCATTGCCATCTTCCCTATTGGTGTCACCGTTACATTAAGCACAGGTGAAAAAGGTGTAGTAGTGGGCTACAACCAAAAGTACCCACAAAGACCAAGGGTACGAATCTTTATGGATAAAGAGGGAAATAAGCTTTCCATTGCTGATTTTTATGATATTGATTTATTAAAGGAATTAACAACCATGATTGTGAAATGTGATGCGGTTGTGGAGCGAAGGGTCGAGAGCTAA
- a CDS encoding type B 50S ribosomal protein L31 produces MKPSIHPDYQKVVFMDTNSGFTFLTGSTKTSNETIEWEDGNTYPLLKVEISSDTHPFYTGVQKFTDKGGRVDRFLEKYKMKKSE; encoded by the coding sequence TTGAAGCCATCTATTCATCCAGATTATCAAAAAGTCGTTTTTATGGACACAAACAGTGGATTTACTTTTCTAACAGGATCGACGAAAACATCAAATGAAACAATAGAGTGGGAGGATGGAAACACGTACCCATTACTTAAGGTTGAGATAAGCTCTGACACTCATCCCTTTTACACAGGTGTACAGAAGTTCACTGATAAAGGTGGAAGGGTCGATCGCTTCTTAGAAAAATACAAGATGAAAAAAAGTGAATAA
- the rpsN gene encoding 30S ribosomal protein S14, which yields MAKKSKVAKELKRQKMVERYSEIRKELKEKGDYVGLSQLPKDSAPARLHNRCQVTGRPRGYMRKFAMSRIAFRELAHKGQIPGVKKASW from the coding sequence ATGGCAAAAAAATCAAAAGTTGCGAAAGAGTTAAAGCGCCAGAAAATGGTCGAGCGTTATAGCGAGATAAGAAAAGAACTGAAAGAAAAAGGAGATTATGTTGGGTTAAGTCAATTACCTAAAGATTCAGCGCCTGCAAGACTTCACAATCGTTGTCAAGTAACAGGAAGACCAAGGGGATATATGCGTAAGTTTGCTATGTCTCGAATCGCCTTTCGTGAATTAGCTCATAAAGGGCAAATTCCAGGTGTGAAGAAAGCAAGCTGGTAA